The following coding sequences are from one Pigmentibacter ruber window:
- a CDS encoding alkene reductase, with product MSNLFDPIKVGDLTLRNRIILAPLTRCRANYERVPNELMAEYYSKRSQFGLLITEATSVELQGVGYPRTPGIWNDEQVNAWSKITDAVHNKGGIIFLQLWHVGRISDSVYTNSSPVAPSAVKPNGRISLIRPEKYFDTPRELKQTEIKDIVKAFHKAAQNAKKAGFDGVEIHGANGYLLDQFLQSSTNLRNDEYGGTLSKRLKFPLEVTDAVIDVWGSGRVGYHIAPRCDAHDMKDENPLETFSALLSELSKRKIAFICAREHQAQDSIGSKLRKLFDGVYIANEGFTKESAEKIILDGHADAVAFGKLSISNPDLVKKFAENLPLELPNPKTFYGETKYLFNQAEPMPPQGFYESDHLGYTTY from the coding sequence ATGTCTAATCTTTTTGATCCAATTAAAGTTGGTGATTTGACCTTAAGAAATAGAATAATTTTAGCACCATTAACAAGATGTAGAGCTAATTATGAAAGAGTACCTAATGAATTAATGGCTGAATATTATTCGAAACGTAGTCAATTTGGCTTACTAATTACTGAAGCTACTTCTGTTGAATTACAAGGTGTAGGTTATCCCAGAACCCCAGGAATTTGGAATGATGAGCAAGTAAATGCTTGGAGTAAAATAACTGATGCAGTTCATAATAAAGGTGGAATAATATTTCTACAACTTTGGCATGTAGGAAGAATATCAGATAGTGTCTATACAAATTCTTCACCTGTAGCCCCGAGCGCAGTTAAACCTAATGGCAGAATTTCATTAATTCGCCCTGAAAAATATTTTGATACACCAAGAGAATTAAAACAAACCGAAATTAAAGATATAGTGAAAGCATTTCATAAAGCTGCACAGAATGCAAAAAAAGCAGGTTTTGATGGCGTAGAAATACATGGTGCAAATGGGTATCTACTAGATCAATTTCTCCAATCCTCTACAAATTTAAGAAATGATGAATATGGTGGAACATTATCCAAAAGATTAAAATTTCCTCTAGAAGTAACAGATGCTGTAATAGATGTTTGGGGTTCTGGACGAGTTGGCTACCATATCGCCCCACGTTGCGATGCTCATGATATGAAAGATGAAAATCCTTTAGAAACATTTAGCGCTTTATTATCTGAGCTTTCAAAAAGAAAAATTGCATTTATTTGTGCTAGAGAGCATCAAGCGCAAGATAGTATAGGCTCTAAATTACGAAAACTTTTTGATGGAGTCTATATAGCAAATGAAGGTTTTACAAAAGAATCTGCTGAAAAGATTATTTTAGATGGGCACGCTGATGCAGTTGCATTTGGAAAACTAAGTATTTCAAATCCTGATTTAGTAAAAAAGTTTGCAGAAAATTTACCATTAGAACTACCAAACCCAAAAACTTTCTATGGTGAAACTAAATATTTATTTAATCAAGCGGAACCTATGCCTCCTCAAGGTTTTTATGAGAGCGATCATTTAGGTTACACTACATACTAA
- the phnD gene encoding phosphate/phosphite/phosphonate ABC transporter substrate-binding protein, whose protein sequence is MMKLKIFTSIFFSTLISNSVVAADQLGSRNNPFKIAIVPSGHATKALDNAKPVAKCIEEKSKIFINIQVPNSYIAVVEAIGAQKVDLAFGDIVSFLIAKNKFGAEPLLQVIRYGTTTYQSAIFVKSSSNIKDVKDLEGKKFAYSDASSASSYIYPKILMKKNNKKFAQEVPTGSMDASIIALMQGQVDATAAYYNPPAISAANKDGKKKDEGKPEKINDARSKVINIYPNIAKETKVLWLSKPIPNEPVYARKGLSDELKAKLVPAIADCIKKYPNSINNMQEVIPLKSNTTDYDEFVKEVETSGLDIANIFSKK, encoded by the coding sequence ATGATGAAATTAAAAATATTTACAAGCATTTTTTTTTCTACATTAATTTCAAATAGTGTAGTTGCTGCAGATCAACTAGGTTCAAGAAATAATCCTTTTAAAATAGCTATTGTTCCTTCTGGGCACGCAACTAAAGCTCTAGATAATGCCAAACCTGTTGCAAAATGTATTGAAGAAAAATCAAAAATTTTTATTAATATCCAAGTCCCAAATAGCTACATAGCGGTTGTAGAAGCTATTGGTGCGCAAAAAGTTGATCTCGCATTTGGTGATATAGTTAGTTTTTTAATTGCTAAAAATAAGTTTGGAGCTGAGCCTTTATTGCAAGTTATTCGTTATGGGACTACTACGTATCAATCTGCAATTTTTGTGAAATCAAGTTCAAATATAAAAGATGTGAAAGATCTTGAAGGTAAAAAATTTGCATATTCCGATGCTAGTTCTGCTTCTAGTTATATATACCCAAAAATTCTAATGAAAAAAAATAATAAAAAATTTGCACAAGAAGTTCCAACTGGAAGCATGGATGCATCGATTATCGCTTTAATGCAAGGTCAAGTGGATGCCACGGCTGCATACTATAACCCTCCAGCTATTTCTGCAGCGAATAAAGATGGAAAAAAGAAGGACGAAGGAAAACCAGAAAAAATAAATGATGCAAGAAGTAAAGTGATTAATATCTATCCTAATATTGCTAAAGAAACAAAAGTATTATGGTTATCGAAACCTATCCCTAATGAACCTGTTTATGCAAGAAAAGGTTTAAGTGATGAACTAAAAGCAAAATTAGTTCCTGCGATTGCTGATTGTATAAAAAAATATCCTAATAGCATAAATAATATGCAAGAAGTCATTCCGCTAAAAAGTAACACTACAGATTATGATGAGTTTGTTAAGGAAGTTGAAACATCAGGATTGGATATAGCTAATATATTTAGCAAAAAGTAA
- a CDS encoding MetQ/NlpA family ABC transporter substrate-binding protein, producing MKFAKLFSVIGLSFISTIYSISAFASDVLKVGITAGPMIQVFEVAKKLAKEKYDLEIKTVTFADYQIPNEALNSGEIDANIFQTVSFLEQAKARKGYKLAIVGNTFIYPMGVYSRKIKSLSELTDKSVVIIPNDPSNQGRALNLLKTAGIIKIKDGVGELPTPKDISENPKNIIIKSVDAAQAARAVQDVAAAVLNNDFVKNAGFVPADALVKEDPKTAKPYVNVIVVKESDKSKKVFDKLKAVMNSNEVLKKTQELFPGAVPAW from the coding sequence ATGAAATTCGCTAAATTATTTTCAGTAATAGGTTTGTCATTTATTTCTACAATTTATTCTATTTCTGCTTTTGCTTCAGATGTTTTAAAAGTTGGAATAACAGCAGGTCCAATGATTCAAGTTTTTGAAGTGGCCAAAAAATTAGCTAAAGAAAAATATGATCTTGAAATTAAAACAGTTACTTTTGCAGACTATCAAATTCCTAATGAAGCCTTAAATTCTGGTGAAATAGATGCAAATATATTTCAAACTGTATCATTTTTAGAACAAGCAAAAGCTAGAAAAGGATATAAATTAGCAATTGTTGGGAATACTTTTATCTATCCAATGGGTGTTTATTCTAGGAAGATTAAAAGTTTATCTGAATTAACAGATAAATCAGTCGTTATTATTCCTAATGATCCAAGCAATCAAGGTAGAGCTTTAAATCTATTAAAAACTGCAGGTATCATTAAAATTAAAGATGGTGTTGGTGAATTGCCAACTCCAAAAGATATAAGTGAAAATCCAAAAAATATAATTATAAAAAGTGTAGATGCAGCCCAAGCTGCGCGTGCAGTTCAAGATGTTGCTGCAGCTGTTTTAAATAATGATTTTGTTAAAAATGCAGGTTTTGTCCCGGCTGATGCATTAGTAAAAGAAGATCCTAAAACTGCTAAACCATATGTAAATGTTATTGTTGTGAAGGAATCTGATAAATCTAAAAAGGTATTTGATAAATTAAAAGCTGTCATGAATTCTAATGAAGTTTTAAAGAAAACACAAGAATTGTTTCCTGGTGCAGTTCCTGCTTGGTAA
- a CDS encoding methionine ABC transporter permease → MFLETLNTLAESTLATIYMVLVAGVCAFIIGLPIAVGLTVTAKGMFYENKIIHKTLSSIVTVGRSVPFVILMVAIIPFTRFIVGSSIGTAAAMVPLSVAAIPFFARIVEGKLASVNKGLIEAAQAMGSSPLQIIFKVLLPEAVPGIANAVTILFVSLTEYSAMAGAVGGSGLGNMAIQYGYYQFDTPVMLQALVTLVALVLIIQFTGDFITKKVSH, encoded by the coding sequence ATGTTTCTGGAAACTTTAAATACTCTAGCTGAATCTACATTAGCTACTATATATATGGTCTTAGTTGCAGGAGTTTGTGCTTTTATCATAGGCCTCCCAATTGCGGTAGGTTTGACTGTGACTGCAAAAGGTATGTTTTATGAAAACAAAATTATTCATAAAACATTAAGTAGCATTGTTACTGTAGGAAGATCGGTTCCATTTGTTATCTTAATGGTTGCTATAATTCCTTTTACCAGATTTATTGTTGGCTCATCAATTGGTACGGCAGCGGCAATGGTTCCTTTAAGTGTTGCCGCTATTCCTTTTTTTGCTAGAATTGTAGAAGGTAAATTAGCTAGTGTAAATAAAGGTCTTATAGAAGCAGCACAAGCAATGGGATCTTCTCCTCTACAAATTATATTTAAAGTTTTATTACCTGAAGCTGTTCCCGGTATAGCTAATGCTGTGACAATTCTTTTTGTTAGCTTAACTGAATATTCTGCAATGGCAGGAGCGGTAGGTGGAAGTGGATTAGGTAATATGGCTATTCAATATGGTTATTATCAGTTTGATACTCCTGTAATGTTGCAGGCCTTAGTTACTTTAGTTGCGCTTGTTTTAATCATTCAATTCACTGGTGACTTTATTACAAAAAAAGTTTCTCATTAA
- a CDS encoding methionine ABC transporter ATP-binding protein — protein sequence MIKLIGIKKSFNTKNGISYALKGIDLEVAKGEIFGIIGKSGAGKSTLLRTVNLLEKPTGGEVILDNVNLTSLKESELREQRRNIGMIFQHFNLLSSANVFKNVALPLEFAGKNKKEIEARVKYLLEVTGLLDKINHYPHQLSGGQKQRVAIARALASNPKVLLCDEATSALDPETTKSILALLKAINEKFGVTILLITHEMEVVKSICHRVAVIENGNIIENSSMVEMFSNPQADATKALVRSAFHVTLPQHIEENLSLSPDKFSSPILKFTFVGDTASESIISGLVKKFDLNVNILQAHIDVINNSPLGIMLCQISGEQHKIKLGIDYLKELKISTEVLGYVSGNFKYSS from the coding sequence ATGATAAAATTAATAGGAATTAAAAAATCTTTTAACACAAAAAATGGAATTTCCTATGCATTAAAAGGAATTGATTTAGAAGTCGCAAAAGGTGAAATATTTGGAATTATTGGTAAAAGTGGAGCAGGTAAAAGTACATTACTGCGCACAGTTAACTTACTTGAAAAGCCAACAGGAGGTGAAGTTATTCTAGATAATGTTAATTTAACTTCATTAAAAGAATCAGAATTGAGAGAGCAAAGACGAAATATTGGTATGATATTTCAGCATTTCAATTTACTTTCTTCGGCAAATGTGTTTAAAAATGTTGCATTGCCATTGGAATTTGCAGGAAAAAATAAAAAAGAAATTGAAGCAAGAGTTAAGTATCTTTTAGAAGTAACGGGATTATTAGATAAAATAAATCATTATCCACATCAATTAAGTGGCGGACAAAAACAAAGAGTTGCTATAGCTAGGGCACTTGCATCTAACCCTAAAGTATTATTGTGTGATGAAGCAACTTCTGCGTTAGATCCTGAAACAACTAAATCTATTTTGGCATTATTAAAAGCAATAAATGAGAAATTTGGTGTTACAATTTTATTAATTACACATGAAATGGAAGTTGTAAAAAGTATATGTCATCGTGTTGCAGTTATAGAAAATGGAAATATTATTGAAAACTCTTCTATGGTTGAAATGTTTAGTAATCCCCAAGCTGATGCAACTAAAGCTTTAGTTCGATCTGCATTTCACGTTACTTTGCCACAGCATATTGAAGAAAATCTTTCACTTTCTCCGGATAAATTTTCTTCACCAATCTTAAAATTTACTTTTGTTGGTGATACTGCAAGTGAATCCATTATATCTGGTTTAGTTAAAAAATTTGATTTGAATGTAAATATTTTACAAGCACATATTGATGTGATTAATAATTCTCCACTTGGAATTATGCTTTGTCAAATTTCAGGAGAACAACATAAAATTAAATTAGGAATTGACTATTTAAAAGAATTAAAAATATCCACAGAGGTTTTAGGTTATGTTTCTGGAAACTTTAAATACTCTAGCTGA
- a CDS encoding aspartate kinase has product MQENTAIPIISQSKNQTVGPVFKFGGTSMGSIERIEHVADLCLKLKPSAIVVSAMSGETNRLISLANKILERIDVPEYDMLVASGEQVSVSLLSLALRKRGIAPMPMLAPTAGILTDAQFSRANILQVKGEAIKEALDKGLLPVIAGFQGVTEDGQLTSLGRGGSDTSAVAIAAGIGAKECIIYTDVDGVFTTDPRICSAARIIRKINYEEMLEMASQGSKVLHIRSVQLAAKWGIRLVVKNTFSNDEGTEMSTIDEPIEGEIVSGIAASQNEAWIQATCANTPQFNLSNVFDLLAKKGINVDIINQGEHSSSLKISFTITQTDSNLAMETLKKEFPNISLTLREDVAKISIVGVGMRTHAGVAARMFKTLANNGIEILLVTTSEIKVGCLILRDKVSLAVNALHEEFIPKT; this is encoded by the coding sequence GTGCAAGAAAACACAGCAATACCAATTATTAGTCAAAGTAAAAATCAAACCGTAGGTCCTGTTTTTAAATTTGGCGGGACAAGTATGGGCTCTATTGAAAGAATTGAGCATGTTGCTGATCTTTGTTTAAAATTAAAACCTTCCGCAATTGTTGTTTCTGCAATGTCAGGAGAGACCAATCGCCTTATATCTTTAGCAAATAAAATCTTAGAAAGAATTGATGTCCCAGAATATGACATGCTAGTTGCCAGCGGAGAACAAGTTTCCGTTTCCTTATTGAGTTTGGCTTTACGCAAAAGAGGGATAGCCCCTATGCCAATGTTGGCTCCAACTGCTGGAATCCTAACTGATGCACAGTTTTCAAGAGCTAATATTTTACAAGTCAAAGGCGAAGCTATCAAAGAAGCCTTAGATAAAGGTCTATTGCCTGTGATTGCTGGCTTCCAAGGGGTGACTGAGGACGGACAATTAACTTCATTAGGAAGGGGAGGTTCTGATACCTCAGCTGTCGCAATTGCAGCCGGAATAGGCGCAAAAGAATGTATCATTTATACTGATGTTGACGGCGTGTTTACCACAGATCCTAGAATTTGCTCTGCGGCTAGAATAATTAGAAAAATTAATTATGAAGAGATGCTGGAAATGGCAAGCCAAGGTAGCAAAGTTTTACATATCAGAAGTGTACAACTTGCTGCAAAATGGGGTATTCGCTTAGTAGTTAAAAATACTTTTTCAAATGATGAAGGAACCGAAATGAGCACAATTGATGAACCAATTGAAGGAGAAATCGTATCAGGAATAGCTGCTTCACAAAATGAAGCCTGGATACAAGCAACTTGTGCAAACACTCCACAATTTAATCTATCTAATGTTTTTGATCTTCTTGCAAAAAAAGGGATTAATGTAGATATTATTAATCAAGGGGAACATAGTAGCAGTTTAAAAATTAGTTTTACAATTACCCAAACCGATTCAAATTTAGCAATGGAAACATTAAAAAAAGAATTTCCAAATATTTCTCTTACACTAAGAGAAGACGTTGCTAAAATTTCAATTGTGGGAGTAGGAATGAGAACTCACGCTGGAGTGGCAGCCAGAATGTTTAAAACTTTAGCAAATAATGGAATAGAAATATTACTAGTCACAACTTCAGAAATAAAAGTAGGTTGTTTAATTTTACGCGATAAAGTTTCATTAGCTGTTAATGCATTACATGAAGAGTTTATCCCAAAAACTTAA
- a CDS encoding VC0807 family protein: MENKQKIENLDNQPVVQQKVKENLFVSIIFYVVIPVFILNKLNTTFDPLKTLIIALIFPLGYGVYDFMKRKQASPIAVLGIVSILIKGLFAFYKLDGFWFAIQEAAIPTFLGIFTIASAWIGKPFVNYLIYNENVFKTELLEEKLAANNAQKAFKALIWQITMVFGGAFFLGGVLNYILAINIIVSPAQTEAFNKELAEMTWKGHFVVAIPKMVISMLGIWWFVYRLKKLTGLKAGEILRAE; the protein is encoded by the coding sequence ATGGAAAATAAACAAAAAATTGAAAATTTAGATAATCAGCCAGTAGTCCAACAAAAAGTAAAAGAAAATTTATTTGTCTCAATTATTTTTTATGTTGTTATCCCAGTTTTTATTCTTAATAAACTAAATACAACTTTTGATCCTTTAAAAACTCTAATCATTGCACTAATATTTCCGCTAGGATATGGTGTGTATGATTTTATGAAACGAAAACAAGCAAGTCCTATCGCTGTCTTGGGAATAGTTAGTATATTAATAAAAGGTTTATTTGCTTTTTACAAATTAGATGGATTTTGGTTTGCTATTCAGGAAGCTGCTATTCCAACTTTTTTAGGTATTTTTACAATTGCTTCTGCATGGATTGGCAAGCCATTTGTTAACTACTTAATTTATAATGAGAATGTTTTCAAAACAGAATTGTTAGAAGAAAAACTCGCTGCAAATAACGCGCAAAAGGCTTTTAAAGCTTTAATTTGGCAAATTACCATGGTTTTTGGGGGAGCATTTTTTTTAGGGGGGGTTCTAAATTATATTTTAGCAATAAATATAATAGTAAGCCCGGCTCAAACAGAGGCTTTTAATAAAGAGCTCGCAGAGATGACTTGGAAAGGGCATTTTGTAGTTGCCATTCCAAAAATGGTTATATCTATGCTTGGAATTTGGTGGTTTGTTTACCGCTTGAAAAAACTAACAGGATTAAAAGCTGGTGAAATACTACGGGCTGAATAA
- a CDS encoding O-methyltransferase — MKEFDLEVFNNTNQTQVFTFINNKTKELGFDMASRPETGALLRVLAASKPSSNILEIGTGTGYGTAWLLEGMDENSKLISIEANINVQNVAKEILKNDKRLQLLNENGTDYLKKQKPHTFDIIFADAFPGKYELLNETLNLLKPGGIYIVDDMLPQPDWPEDHFPLAKSVIESLKNLTNVTSVGLHWSSGLILMVPKFK, encoded by the coding sequence ATGAAAGAATTTGATTTAGAAGTATTTAATAACACCAATCAGACACAAGTATTCACCTTTATTAACAATAAAACAAAAGAATTGGGTTTTGATATGGCTTCACGACCCGAAACTGGTGCCTTATTAAGAGTTTTAGCTGCCTCAAAACCTAGCAGTAATATTCTAGAAATTGGGACAGGAACAGGTTACGGAACAGCATGGCTTCTAGAAGGTATGGATGAAAACTCCAAATTGATAAGTATAGAAGCTAATATAAATGTCCAAAATGTTGCAAAAGAAATTTTAAAAAATGACAAGCGATTACAATTATTAAATGAAAATGGAACTGATTATCTAAAAAAACAAAAACCGCATACTTTTGATATTATTTTTGCAGACGCTTTTCCTGGTAAATATGAACTACTTAATGAAACATTAAATCTTTTGAAACCAGGTGGAATTTATATTGTTGACGACATGTTACCTCAACCTGATTGGCCTGAAGATCATTTTCCTTTAGCAAAATCTGTTATTGAAAGCTTAAAAAACTTAACTAACGTAACTTCTGTAGGATTACATTGGTCTAGCGGATTGATATTAATGGTGCCAAAATTTAAATAA